One segment of Nostoc piscinale CENA21 DNA contains the following:
- a CDS encoding response regulator transcription factor has product MNVLFVEDEAKIANFVRAGLKEQGFVVDYCDNGDEGYLRAIDNEYDAIILDIMVPGKDGLSILKQLRREGRNAPVILLTARNELDDRLAGLNLGADDYIAKPFFVEELAARIHAVVRRSGGDRQNLLTVGSIKLDRITREVTCNQRAIELTSREFNLLEYLMRSPGRVFTRTQILEHIWGYDFNPNTNVVDVCIQRIRKKIEPIDETNWIESIRGVGYRFRKPENPS; this is encoded by the coding sequence TGTTTGTCGAAGATGAAGCAAAAATTGCGAACTTCGTCCGGGCTGGACTGAAGGAGCAAGGATTTGTCGTAGACTATTGCGACAACGGTGATGAAGGATATCTGCGAGCAATTGATAATGAATACGATGCCATTATTCTTGACATTATGGTGCCAGGAAAAGATGGACTGTCGATTCTTAAACAACTGCGGCGAGAAGGACGGAATGCTCCGGTAATTTTGTTAACAGCGCGTAATGAATTAGACGATCGCCTGGCAGGATTAAACTTGGGAGCCGATGATTACATTGCTAAACCTTTTTTTGTGGAAGAATTAGCGGCGCGGATTCATGCAGTGGTGCGACGGAGTGGAGGCGATCGCCAAAATTTACTCACGGTTGGCTCAATCAAACTTGATCGCATCACGCGAGAAGTCACTTGCAATCAACGCGCCATCGAACTTACTAGCCGCGAGTTTAATCTGCTGGAATATCTGATGCGCTCTCCTGGACGAGTTTTTACCCGTACCCAAATCTTAGAACATATTTGGGGTTACGATTTTAACCCTAATACCAATGTTGTGGATGTGTGTATTCAGCGCATTCGCAAAAAAATTGAACCGATTGATGAAACAAATTGGATTGAAAGTATTCGCGGCGTTGGCTATCGGTTTCGCAAACCAGAGAATCCATCGTGA